The following are encoded together in the Pseudoalteromonas shioyasakiensis genome:
- a CDS encoding Zn-ribbon-containing protein yields the protein MFVVDLTFDCYQDTTLELAEQAINRLVNALRFNGQIIGDEFPTVLKDGFFITRVMCPTEDAMHPLNHSPFVKHSIEQLNTAGLLAPKVKVVGQDIHSNGADMCHDPSCYILYTTYVHTCSPLYCGDDFLPVPLFRIPAIANGDYKTLIKWQEDWQACDQIQINGATRCEFPALEELTSIKSDLYRRGRDITKRISFLTKKPVYYYLYRVGGVDKESELKRRCPSCDGEWKLPEPWFGLFDFRCEPCGIVSNISWDFQ from the coding sequence ATGTTTGTTGTCGATCTGACTTTTGATTGCTACCAAGATACTACCCTAGAGCTTGCTGAGCAGGCGATTAACCGCCTGGTCAATGCGCTTCGTTTTAACGGCCAAATTATTGGTGATGAGTTTCCAACGGTTTTAAAAGATGGATTTTTCATTACTCGTGTAATGTGCCCGACCGAAGATGCGATGCATCCGCTCAACCATAGTCCGTTTGTAAAACATAGCATTGAGCAATTAAACACTGCAGGCTTACTGGCACCAAAAGTTAAAGTGGTCGGCCAAGACATTCACTCAAATGGCGCTGACATGTGTCATGATCCGTCGTGCTATATTTTGTATACCACGTACGTGCACACCTGTAGCCCGCTTTATTGTGGTGATGACTTTTTGCCTGTGCCGTTATTTCGCATTCCAGCAATTGCCAATGGCGATTACAAAACACTCATTAAATGGCAAGAAGACTGGCAAGCGTGCGATCAAATTCAGATCAATGGTGCAACCCGTTGTGAATTTCCTGCGCTTGAAGAGCTAACTAGTATCAAGAGTGACTTATACCGCCGTGGTCGTGATATCACTAAACGTATTAGCTTTCTGACCAAGAAGCCGGTTTATTACTATTTATACCGTGTAGGCGGCGTTGACAAAGAGTCAGAGCTTAAACGTCGCTGCCCAAGCTGCGATGGCGAGTGGAAATTACCAGAGCCATGGTTTGGCTTATTTGATTTTCGTTGTGAGCCCTGTGGCATTGTTTCGAATATCTCGTGGGATTTTCAGTAA
- the truC gene encoding tRNA pseudouridine(65) synthase TruC — protein sequence MQESVKPQFDELTILYRDENYIAIDKPSGLLVHRSFLDKHETQFAMQMLRDQIGQHVFPVHRLDRPTSGVLLFALSSEAARDMNQLFIDGQIEKRYLALVRGFLNESTFLDKPLKEELDKIADKFADQNKAPQEAQTQFHCLHQASLPIPIGKYPTVRYSLVECFPKTGRKHQIRRHLKHLSLPIIGDVNHGDNQHNQFFREHFQLRRLMLFASELKFVHPYSKQPITIRAPLGDAMLTICQQLGWPTEEKDYYGNH from the coding sequence ATGCAAGAGAGTGTTAAGCCACAATTTGATGAGTTAACGATTCTGTACCGCGATGAAAATTACATTGCGATTGATAAACCATCAGGTTTATTGGTTCACCGTTCGTTTTTAGACAAACACGAAACCCAATTTGCTATGCAAATGCTGCGTGACCAAATTGGTCAACACGTGTTTCCTGTTCATCGTTTAGATAGACCAACGTCAGGCGTATTATTGTTTGCGTTAAGTTCAGAAGCAGCCCGTGATATGAATCAGTTATTTATTGATGGGCAAATTGAAAAGCGTTATTTAGCTTTAGTAAGAGGCTTTTTAAACGAATCAACCTTCTTAGATAAACCCTTAAAAGAAGAGCTTGATAAAATTGCCGATAAGTTTGCTGATCAAAATAAAGCGCCGCAAGAAGCACAAACACAATTTCATTGCCTGCACCAAGCAAGCTTACCTATTCCAATAGGTAAGTACCCAACAGTTCGGTACTCGCTGGTGGAGTGTTTTCCAAAAACTGGCCGTAAACATCAAATTCGTCGTCATTTAAAACATTTATCATTGCCAATTATTGGTGATGTAAATCATGGTGATAATCAGCATAATCAATTTTTTAGAGAGCATTTCCAGCTTCGTCGTTTAATGTTATTTGCCTCTGAATTAAAGTTTGTGCACCCTTATAGCAAGCAACCAATAACAATTAGAGCGCCTTTAGGCGATGCAATGTTAACGATTTGCCAGCAACTTGGCTGGCCAACAGAAGAAAAGGATTATTATGGCAACCATTAG
- a CDS encoding flavodoxin, protein MATISIFVGSVYGGAERLSEQVIEVIEKSEHQAQLVENGTVDDMLAASHILVITSTTGQGDIPDNLIALYSQLNDQFPLLTGKQYGIIAMGDRSYGDTFCGAGRSFDELFRDLQAKPVGHRLEIDACEDFEPWPVTEPWLNEWLTKIS, encoded by the coding sequence ATGGCAACCATTAGTATTTTTGTCGGCAGTGTTTACGGCGGTGCTGAGCGTTTAAGCGAACAAGTTATTGAAGTCATTGAAAAGTCTGAGCATCAAGCGCAATTAGTTGAAAATGGCACGGTCGATGACATGCTGGCTGCGTCACATATTTTAGTGATCACTTCAACGACGGGTCAGGGCGATATTCCTGACAATTTAATCGCTTTATATAGCCAATTAAATGATCAATTTCCACTGTTAACAGGTAAGCAATACGGCATTATTGCTATGGGCGACCGCAGCTATGGCGATACGTTTTGTGGTGCAGGTCGCAGTTTTGATGAGCTGTTTCGCGATTTACAGGCAAAACCTGTTGGTCATCGTTTAGAAATTGATGCCTGTGAAGATTTTGAGCCTTGGCCTGTTACTGAGCCATGGTTAAATGAGTGGCTGACGAAAATTAGTTAA
- the queF gene encoding NADPH-dependent 7-cyano-7-deazaguanine reductase QueF (Catalyzes the NADPH-dependent reduction of 7-cyano-7-deazaguanine (preQ0) to 7-aminomethyl-7-deazaguanine (preQ1) in queuosine biosynthesis), whose translation MTDYSNSPELKNSVLGKSTEYVDTYTPSLLFPIARKLNRDALGVSEDNLPFKGQDIWTGYELSWLNSKGKPMVAVATFVFPCQSSHIIESKSFKLYLNSFNQTRFETLDDVHQALSKDLSDAVNAQVLVTLYQADDFNCLPFSALPGECIDDLDIEITSYDIDASSLRHNGDEIVSETLHSHLLKSNCLITSQPDWASVIIRYKGQAICHEALLKYLISFRTHNEFHEQCVERIYCDLMQQLNLEELEVYARYTRRGGLDINPYRSTNQDETPFKVKINRQ comes from the coding sequence ATGACAGATTACAGCAACTCACCCGAACTGAAAAACAGCGTTCTTGGTAAAAGCACAGAGTATGTAGATACCTACACACCAAGTTTACTGTTTCCTATTGCCCGTAAATTAAACCGTGATGCATTAGGTGTTAGCGAAGATAACTTACCGTTTAAAGGCCAAGATATTTGGACTGGCTATGAATTATCGTGGCTGAATAGCAAGGGTAAGCCAATGGTCGCTGTGGCAACATTTGTATTTCCTTGTCAAAGCAGTCATATCATTGAGTCAAAGTCATTCAAACTGTACCTAAATAGCTTTAATCAGACTCGATTTGAGACGCTGGATGACGTACATCAAGCACTTAGCAAAGACTTGTCAGATGCGGTAAATGCACAGGTCTTAGTTACTTTATACCAAGCAGATGATTTCAATTGTTTACCATTTTCAGCGTTACCGGGCGAATGTATTGATGATCTGGATATCGAAATCACCAGCTATGATATTGATGCAAGCTCACTTCGCCATAATGGTGATGAGATTGTCTCAGAAACCCTACACAGTCACTTACTAAAATCGAACTGTTTGATCACCTCACAGCCTGATTGGGCGAGTGTGATTATTCGTTATAAAGGCCAAGCGATTTGCCATGAAGCCTTATTAAAATATTTAATTTCGTTTCGAACTCACAACGAATTTCATGAGCAATGTGTAGAGCGTATTTACTGCGATTTAATGCAGCAGTTAAATCTCGAAGAGTTAGAAGTGTATGCCCGTTATACACGCCGTGGTGGTTTAGATATCAACCCTTATCGCTCAACGAATCAAGATGAAACACCCTTCAAGGTAAAAATTAATCGCCAATAA
- a CDS encoding DUF2789 domain-containing protein, translating to MDTTKHDISTLFAQLGLPSKESEIDAFIASHQLSDTTLLQEAPFWDEAQQHFLAESLAEDGAWSEVIDELDARLRQ from the coding sequence ATGGATACGACAAAACATGATATTTCGACCCTATTTGCACAACTTGGTTTACCGAGCAAAGAAAGTGAAATAGATGCTTTTATAGCATCCCATCAACTGTCTGATACAACCCTATTGCAGGAAGCGCCTTTTTGGGATGAAGCTCAGCAACACTTTTTAGCAGAATCACTTGCAGAAGATGGTGCTTGGAGCGAGGTGATTGATGAATTAGACGCAAGGTTACGCCAGTAA
- a CDS encoding DUF3301 domain-containing protein produces the protein MAGLWTLIIIGSIIYFFWLNRKVAEAANLHAQRQIEQLNVQLMSVACNKRRLGILKSGKPGIKSEFIFEFSSDGQNVYQGVLIMENELLKSVVIPPHKI, from the coding sequence ATGGCAGGCTTGTGGACACTCATCATCATTGGCAGCATCATCTACTTTTTTTGGTTAAACAGAAAAGTGGCCGAAGCAGCTAATCTTCATGCACAAAGACAAATTGAGCAATTAAATGTGCAATTGATGAGTGTTGCTTGCAATAAACGCCGACTTGGCATTTTAAAAAGCGGCAAACCAGGTATCAAAAGCGAATTTATTTTTGAGTTTTCAAGTGATGGACAAAACGTGTATCAAGGTGTTTTGATCATGGAAAATGAATTACTTAAAAGTGTAGTTATACCGCCACACAAGATTTAA
- a CDS encoding DUF6445 family protein has product MEGYQLNKDYKVSQVFIGEINESVIIVDNFLHSLEPIYQFATDTAYFQPFGSDGTLYPGKRDEMPAPYYRAFEQLLNELLEQGIITSGENNLYLHRCKLSLVTQNADELNTLQRIPHIDSTDDKTFAAVHYLSDKEWGGTGIYKYLPDNIIKVTADNQNSVHKMIADTEKHSATHQGYLNETTALFEKVVDIEAKINRLVIYKSNLLHSAALFNHKKYSNDLNNSRLSISSFFRIS; this is encoded by the coding sequence ATGGAAGGCTATCAATTAAATAAAGACTATAAAGTAAGCCAAGTGTTTATTGGTGAAATTAATGAATCCGTTATTATTGTTGATAACTTTTTACACAGCCTTGAGCCTATTTATCAATTTGCCACAGATACGGCCTATTTCCAGCCTTTTGGCAGCGATGGCACACTCTACCCAGGCAAACGAGATGAAATGCCTGCGCCTTACTACCGAGCTTTTGAGCAGCTACTTAATGAACTTTTAGAGCAAGGAATCATTACAAGCGGCGAAAATAATTTATATCTTCACCGCTGTAAGCTTTCATTAGTTACTCAAAATGCGGATGAATTAAATACCTTGCAGCGTATACCACATATTGATTCAACGGATGATAAAACATTTGCAGCAGTGCATTATTTGTCAGATAAAGAATGGGGCGGCACAGGCATATACAAATACCTGCCCGACAACATCATTAAAGTGACAGCTGATAACCAAAATAGCGTGCATAAAATGATTGCTGATACAGAAAAGCACAGCGCAACTCATCAAGGCTATTTAAATGAAACAACAGCGCTTTTTGAAAAAGTGGTGGATATTGAAGCGAAGATCAATAGGCTCGTAATTTATAAGAGCAACCTACTACATAGCGCAGCTCTTTTTAATCACAAAAAGTACAGCAATGATCTAAATAACAGCCGTTTATCTATCTCTTCGTTTTTTAGAATTAGCTAA
- a CDS encoding GNAT family N-acetyltransferase, whose amino-acid sequence MSILTVAEPETLSVQYLSAEDISTAASLIYQAYHDDPVLQNVLGFQQDNPSKYETKLRALVREELASFWQEKQPLIGLYSESRLKAIACVFDSASELQAERYWHWRLKLMLSAGYLQTNQLIEKERTIREALSSKGHYLFLAFIAVDPHFQGQGLGRYLLRGLDYLVESSNQASGLAVFVTRSEQREFFSSEGFEVFKALSFNQVEGDLMFKAAN is encoded by the coding sequence ATGAGTATTTTGACAGTTGCTGAACCCGAAACCTTAAGTGTGCAATACCTGAGTGCTGAAGATATCAGCACTGCCGCAAGCCTTATTTATCAAGCCTATCATGATGATCCTGTTCTTCAGAATGTATTAGGTTTTCAACAAGATAATCCAAGTAAATATGAAACTAAATTACGTGCTTTAGTGCGTGAAGAGCTAGCAAGTTTCTGGCAAGAAAAACAGCCTCTAATAGGCCTTTACTCAGAAAGTAGATTAAAAGCAATTGCGTGTGTATTTGATTCGGCAAGTGAACTGCAAGCTGAGCGATACTGGCATTGGCGCTTAAAACTGATGCTTAGTGCGGGTTACTTGCAAACCAATCAATTGATAGAAAAAGAACGCACTATTCGCGAAGCGCTCTCGAGTAAAGGCCATTATCTGTTTTTAGCCTTTATAGCCGTTGACCCACATTTTCAGGGGCAAGGTTTAGGCAGATATCTGTTACGAGGTCTTGATTATTTAGTTGAATCAAGCAATCAAGCAAGTGGTTTAGCCGTATTTGTTACCCGTTCTGAACAGCGCGAATTCTTTAGCTCTGAAGGGTTTGAAGTGTTCAAAGCATTAAGCTTTAACCAAGTTGAAGGCGACTTGATGTTCAAAGCAGCAAATTGA
- a CDS encoding RNA methyltransferase, whose product MISKNQLKLIRALGQKKYRKQYNQYLVQGEKNVLELLNSGLSIAHIFATPAFISAHQSALAAHQVIEADEDSLTKASTLVSNNAAIAVVDMPSEQALPTSGLILALDGVSDPGNLGTIIRVADWYGIKHIVTSTDSADAYNPKTISATMGSFARVCVSQTDLTSYLANLNLPVYGAFLEGENIHKTALKQDAVLLMGSESHGIRTDCESLVTDKITIPAYGQAESLNVAMATGIILDNFKRHA is encoded by the coding sequence ATGATTTCAAAAAACCAACTGAAACTAATTCGTGCATTAGGTCAAAAGAAATACCGTAAGCAATATAACCAGTACCTTGTTCAAGGCGAAAAAAATGTACTTGAATTACTAAACAGTGGTTTAAGTATTGCTCATATATTTGCGACTCCTGCATTTATTTCTGCGCACCAATCAGCACTTGCAGCCCATCAAGTCATTGAAGCAGACGAAGACAGCCTAACTAAAGCTAGTACGCTTGTTAGTAACAACGCCGCCATTGCTGTTGTTGATATGCCAAGCGAGCAAGCATTACCAACATCGGGGCTTATTTTAGCTCTTGATGGCGTGTCGGATCCGGGGAATTTAGGAACGATTATTCGTGTTGCTGATTGGTATGGTATTAAGCATATTGTTACCAGCACAGACAGTGCGGATGCTTATAACCCGAAAACTATTAGCGCAACCATGGGTTCATTTGCTCGCGTGTGTGTCTCACAAACTGATTTAACCAGTTACTTAGCTAACTTAAATCTTCCTGTGTATGGTGCATTTTTAGAAGGTGAGAACATCCACAAAACTGCTCTTAAACAAGATGCCGTATTACTAATGGGCAGTGAATCTCATGGTATACGTACTGATTGCGAAAGCTTAGTTACTGATAAAATCACTATTCCGGCTTATGGCCAAGCAGAGTCGCTTAATGTAGCGATGGCAACGGGTATTATTTTAGATAATTTTAAGCGCCACGCTTAA
- a CDS encoding DUF3549 family protein, whose translation MTEQIATLGQLLDAAGTTWRAFDIGRHITKLDKKQFLAIEETKIPYPYPLAGHAWLAIQFWDVKASKEPYVWFLKFPLDEQSRLVSASRDHFANMVIEALGTEITGENAEGKLDNNPYVFTPNANKLAAFNAQVKCLLKQSASQYYEYAQLYFSGKLGFDNWQSVAVQGIADFAMRLDNDNNLANLQAAWGQLPVEVLQPLSAMLEHVAIDPVFAEQLLAYGLNAIEHKDDIALVAALRSLSKTPAQGLTAQLVDAVLRSDMNTQSDVLLTIAGRCFSTLEDPERLHVFMDCCAHHTEIEQLFVSIFTDLVAIPSIRPHLLGLLRKENRSETLARAIGRLFS comes from the coding sequence ATGACTGAGCAGATCGCCACTTTAGGGCAACTTCTGGATGCAGCAGGTACCACTTGGCGTGCCTTCGATATTGGCAGACACATCACTAAATTAGACAAAAAACAATTTCTTGCCATTGAAGAAACAAAAATCCCTTACCCTTACCCGCTTGCAGGTCATGCTTGGCTTGCTATTCAATTTTGGGATGTAAAAGCGTCTAAAGAACCTTATGTATGGTTTTTAAAATTCCCACTAGATGAGCAGAGCCGCCTAGTAAGCGCAAGCCGCGACCATTTCGCAAACATGGTAATTGAAGCACTTGGTACAGAAATTACCGGTGAAAATGCTGAAGGCAAATTAGACAACAACCCGTATGTATTTACGCCAAACGCCAACAAGCTAGCAGCTTTTAATGCACAGGTTAAATGTTTGCTTAAACAAAGTGCTTCACAGTATTACGAATATGCGCAGCTGTATTTTTCTGGCAAACTGGGTTTTGATAACTGGCAAAGTGTTGCAGTACAAGGTATTGCAGACTTTGCGATGCGTTTAGATAACGACAACAATTTAGCAAATCTACAAGCCGCTTGGGGGCAATTACCAGTCGAAGTATTACAGCCGCTAAGTGCAATGCTTGAACATGTTGCAATCGACCCCGTATTTGCAGAACAATTGTTAGCCTACGGTTTAAACGCCATAGAGCATAAAGACGACATCGCCCTTGTTGCAGCCCTTAGAAGCTTATCAAAAACACCTGCGCAAGGTTTAACTGCGCAACTGGTTGATGCTGTATTACGCTCTGATATGAACACCCAGTCAGATGTACTATTAACGATTGCGGGGCGTTGTTTTAGCACACTAGAAGACCCAGAACGCTTACATGTGTTTATGGATTGCTGTGCACACCACACTGAGATTGAGCAACTGTTTGTGAGTATTTTCACCGATTTAGTTGCAATTCCTAGTATTCGCCCTCACCTACTAGGTTTATTAAGAAAAGAAAATCGTAGCGAAACACTCGCTCGAGCAATTGGAAGGTTATTTTCGTAA
- a CDS encoding isoaspartyl peptidase/L-asparaginase family protein yields the protein MLKTLLTSAIAISALSFSTLSHSSDQPFAIAIHGGAGTIEKSRFTPEQEKAYRAKLKEAVETGYAVLEKGGESLDAITAAINVLENSPYFNAGRGAVYTYDGAHELDASIMDGRTRQAGAVAGVKHIENPINLARLVMEKSVHVMLSGQGAEEFAKTQGVPLVENNLFDTENRYKALLKAKEKLDKQKVTSKDYQAAHKALPVNYKMGTVGAVALDKNGNIAAGTSTGGMTAKRFGRVGDAPVIGAGTFAENESCAVSATGHGEYFIRYNVAADICARVKYQGKTIMEAGNEVIHDVLMPVGGTGGVIIIDAKGNISLPFNTAGMYRASKSNTSPTYVGIFKDE from the coding sequence ATGCTAAAAACATTACTCACCTCAGCCATTGCGATTAGCGCATTATCATTTAGTACTTTAAGCCACAGTAGTGATCAACCTTTTGCTATCGCCATTCATGGTGGTGCAGGAACGATCGAAAAAAGCCGCTTCACGCCAGAACAAGAAAAAGCTTACCGTGCAAAACTAAAAGAAGCCGTTGAAACAGGCTATGCCGTGCTCGAAAAGGGCGGTGAGAGCCTAGATGCCATCACTGCGGCAATTAATGTGCTGGAGAACTCGCCGTATTTCAACGCTGGTCGCGGTGCTGTATATACTTATGACGGCGCACATGAGCTTGACGCATCGATTATGGATGGTCGTACACGCCAAGCAGGAGCTGTTGCTGGGGTTAAACATATTGAAAACCCAATTAACCTAGCGCGCTTAGTGATGGAAAAATCAGTGCATGTTATGCTCAGCGGTCAAGGTGCTGAAGAGTTTGCAAAAACTCAAGGCGTGCCACTGGTTGAAAACAATCTATTCGATACTGAAAATCGCTACAAAGCCTTATTAAAAGCAAAAGAGAAGCTCGATAAACAAAAAGTCACTAGCAAAGACTACCAAGCTGCACACAAAGCCTTGCCAGTTAATTATAAAATGGGCACTGTTGGTGCTGTTGCACTTGATAAAAACGGTAATATCGCCGCTGGTACTTCTACAGGTGGCATGACAGCAAAACGCTTTGGTCGTGTGGGTGATGCACCCGTGATTGGTGCAGGTACCTTTGCTGAAAATGAATCATGTGCAGTATCTGCGACAGGCCATGGCGAGTACTTTATTCGTTACAATGTGGCAGCTGACATTTGCGCTCGCGTAAAGTACCAAGGTAAAACCATTATGGAAGCGGGGAACGAAGTGATCCACGATGTATTAATGCCTGTAGGGGGCACAGGCGGTGTGATCATCATTGATGCTAAAGGTAACATTAGCTTGCCGTTTAACACCGCTGGCATGTACCGTGCGAGTAAATCAAATACATCACCAACGTATGTGGGTATTTTTAAAGACGAGTAA
- the syd gene encoding SecY-interacting protein: MSVSTKLDKLHQAFSEKCLERTGKLPVIEHDTAWPSPCEQGEVDEQGLIQWCAVPQQPAGSLEDLAKALELSFPEDLSPLFGHVYAGNLLLSIDDHHIELLQAWNEDDFSRLQQNITGHVLMKRKLKQPETVFIGLTEQDDLLITVLVESGEVCLEYVGKKPHHVLATSISEFLDKVTV, from the coding sequence ATGTCTGTTTCTACAAAACTAGATAAGTTACATCAAGCATTTAGTGAAAAATGCCTCGAACGCACAGGAAAGCTTCCTGTTATTGAACATGATACAGCATGGCCAAGTCCATGTGAGCAGGGCGAAGTCGATGAGCAAGGGCTTATTCAGTGGTGTGCAGTTCCACAACAACCTGCTGGCAGTTTAGAAGACTTAGCCAAGGCACTCGAGTTATCGTTTCCTGAAGATTTAAGCCCATTGTTTGGTCATGTCTATGCGGGTAATTTGTTATTGAGTATTGATGATCATCACATTGAACTGCTACAAGCATGGAATGAAGATGATTTTAGCCGCTTACAGCAAAATATTACCGGTCACGTGTTAATGAAGCGCAAGCTAAAGCAGCCAGAAACCGTATTTATTGGTCTTACAGAGCAAGATGATCTGCTGATCACTGTATTAGTCGAAAGCGGTGAGGTTTGTTTAGAGTATGTGGGTAAAAAACCACATCATGTGCTAGCAACTAGCATCAGTGAGTTTTTAGACAAAGTAACGGTATAA
- a CDS encoding SapC family protein, with protein sequence MAEQQVQPLHNEKHANTKIQNGINIEFMKTQHLVPVVAHEFARIANEFPMAFVKNNESGQFQAVALFGLEPGENLFIQDDKWTAAFAPMSMTRYPLGLVKHPEADQFGIVIDEASPLVSEETGNALFENGEETEYLKRRKEALVSFIEFSQVTEAFTKFLADKELLVAQTLTVEIKGEKKDINGIYLVDEKKLNSLSDEEFLELRKRGYLAPIYSFLTSTHQVARLARLKAAQA encoded by the coding sequence ATGGCGGAGCAACAAGTACAGCCTTTACATAACGAAAAACATGCCAACACTAAAATTCAAAATGGCATCAACATTGAGTTCATGAAAACTCAGCACTTAGTACCTGTGGTTGCACACGAATTTGCACGCATCGCAAATGAATTCCCAATGGCATTTGTTAAAAACAACGAATCAGGTCAATTCCAAGCAGTTGCTTTATTTGGTCTAGAGCCAGGCGAGAACCTTTTCATTCAAGACGACAAATGGACAGCTGCATTTGCACCTATGTCTATGACTCGTTACCCACTTGGTCTTGTTAAGCACCCAGAAGCTGACCAATTTGGTATCGTAATCGATGAAGCAAGCCCACTTGTAAGCGAAGAAACAGGTAATGCACTTTTCGAAAACGGTGAAGAAACTGAGTACCTTAAGCGTCGTAAAGAAGCACTTGTTTCTTTCATCGAGTTCTCTCAAGTAACTGAAGCATTCACTAAGTTCCTTGCAGACAAAGAACTACTAGTAGCGCAAACGCTAACTGTAGAAATCAAAGGTGAGAAAAAAGACATCAACGGTATTTACCTTGTTGATGAGAAAAAACTTAACTCACTAAGTGATGAAGAGTTCTTAGAGCTTCGCAAGCGTGGCTACTTAGCACCTATCTACTCTTTCTTAACGTCTACTCACCAAGTAGCACGTTTAGCACGTTTAAAAGCAGCTCAAGCTTAA
- a CDS encoding YqcC family protein, translating into MHQQTLALLRELESTLQRHSLWQTTPIDPSALNSSVPFCHDTMAFEQWLQFVFLEKMHSLIAHAQPLPRNFAIAPMTEMMLAQHSGGNDVINVLQKLDQLLSDD; encoded by the coding sequence ATGCATCAACAGACTTTGGCGCTGCTGCGCGAATTAGAATCCACATTACAACGCCATTCACTTTGGCAAACAACACCGATTGACCCAAGTGCACTCAATTCTAGTGTGCCGTTTTGTCATGACACCATGGCTTTTGAGCAATGGCTGCAATTTGTTTTTCTTGAAAAAATGCACTCCCTCATTGCACATGCCCAGCCTTTACCTCGTAATTTTGCAATTGCGCCTATGACTGAAATGATGCTGGCACAACACAGCGGCGGTAATGATGTGATTAACGTTTTACAAAAACTCGATCAACTTTTGAGTGATGACTAA